CGCCGGGGCGCGGCCGTCGTCACCGGCTGCGCCTGTTGCGCGAACTGGCTTTGTACGATGCGGCTTAAAACCGTTCTTCACACCCTCACCGGCCTGATTGCTCTGCTCGGCTATCTGGCCCTGGCACCGCACCTCGATGCTCTGCCCCTGCTGGCTTTTCCACTGATGCTCGGCCTGGCGGTCGTATGCGAAGTGCGCGGTCTGCGGCGGATGCCGAATTGGGCGGCAAATCTTGCGGGTCTGGCGGCCTTTGCCGCTTATTTGCCGCAGCTCGACCGCACCCACCTGGTGCCCGCCGTCAACATTCTGATCCTGCTCCTGGGGCTGCGCCTGTTGGGGGAAAAATCCCCGCGCCACCTGCTGCAAAGCTACATTCTCGCCCTGTTCGCCCTGGCCGGGTCAACGCTGTTTGATCTCTCGCCCCGCTTTGCTCTCTACCTGGCGATTCAATTTATCGCCGTCGCCCTGGCGCTGGTGCTCCTCACATTCTTGCGCAGCGAACCCGACCTGCGCCTGACGCGCGCGCAATGGCGCAGTCTGCTCGGCACCGGCCTGCTCTTGCCGAGCCTCGCCCTGCCCCTGGCGGCCGCGTTGTTTCTGATACTGCCCCGCGCGCAGGTTCCCTTGTGGAATGTTCTCAACCAGCAGGGCCAGGCCAAAGCCGGCTACACCGAACGGGTGCAGCCGGGAGCATCCCCTGCCATCGCCGGCGGCAACGCCCTGGTGCTGCGCGCGGAAATGGCGCCCATAGCCGCCGAGGATCTTTACTGGCGCGGCACGGTACTCAATCAGTTCGACGGCCAGGCCTGGGTGCGGAGCGCGCCGCCCCGTACCCAGCGGGAGCAGCCCGCCGCCGGACCCAATGTGACGCAGCGCATCTTTCCCGAACCCAGTCCACAGCAGGTGATCTTTGCCCTCGACGCTCCCCTGTCGATCCAGGGTCTGACCCACGAAACCACCACGGATCTGGTTTTCAGCGGACGCCGGCGCAGCGCACAACGGCTCAGCTATGAGGCCGTCTCGGTCCTCAGCCGGGTACTGGCAACCCCAAGCGCTGTCGAGCGCGACTTTTATCTGCAATTGCCTGAGGATCTCGCCCCGCAATTGCGCCGTCTGGCGGCGGAAATTTTCGGCGACGCCGTCGCTCCCGAAGAACGGCTTTCACGCCTGCGCAATTTTTTTGCCGAAGGCGAATTTCGCTATGCCACCAGCAATCTGCCCACCGGCAGCGATCCCTTGAGCCGCTTTCTCCTTGAAGAGCGCACCGGCCATTGCGAGTTCTTCGCCTCGGCCTTTGCCGTGCTGCTGCGCTTGGGCGAAATTCCCGCGCGCCTGGTGGGAGGCTTTTACGGGGGCGATTACAATGAGATGGGCGGCTACTATCTGGTGCGCGAAAACCGCGCTCATGTCTGGGTGGAGGTCCTGCGTGAAGGCGTGGGATGGGAGCGCCTGGATCCGTCTATCTATGCCGTCAACTACGAAAGCGCGCTGCGCGCGCCCCTGGGCGAGGGCTGGCGGCTGTCGCTGCGCATGGCCCTTGATACCCTGGAGCACTTCTGGTCGGTGACCCTGCTTACCTTCGACCTCGAACGCCAGTTGCAGGCAGTGCGCCATACCCGCCGCAGCCTTCAGGAATCGCCACCGCGGTCCGACGAACTGATTCGCTGGGGTGCCGGGGCGCTTCTG
This region of Geoalkalibacter ferrihydriticus DSM 17813 genomic DNA includes:
- a CDS encoding transglutaminaseTgpA domain-containing protein → MRLKTVLHTLTGLIALLGYLALAPHLDALPLLAFPLMLGLAVVCEVRGLRRMPNWAANLAGLAAFAAYLPQLDRTHLVPAVNILILLLGLRLLGEKSPRHLLQSYILALFALAGSTLFDLSPRFALYLAIQFIAVALALVLLTFLRSEPDLRLTRAQWRSLLGTGLLLPSLALPLAAALFLILPRAQVPLWNVLNQQGQAKAGYTERVQPGASPAIAGGNALVLRAEMAPIAAEDLYWRGTVLNQFDGQAWVRSAPPRTQREQPAAGPNVTQRIFPEPSPQQVIFALDAPLSIQGLTHETTTDLVFSGRRRSAQRLSYEAVSVLSRVLATPSAVERDFYLQLPEDLAPQLRRLAAEIFGDAVAPEERLSRLRNFFAEGEFRYATSNLPTGSDPLSRFLLEERTGHCEFFASAFAVLLRLGEIPARLVGGFYGGDYNEMGGYYLVRENRAHVWVEVLREGVGWERLDPSIYAVNYESALRAPLGEGWRLSLRMALDTLEHFWSVTLLTFDLERQLQAVRHTRRSLQESPPRSDELIRWGAGALLATLAAAGTIQFIRHRTPGVDPLLRGFFAHARRRLGLRRLPPHLGLYEIAARLGDPAARQFVDIFAAALYGEQPLSRAQRGELKNLLRTLKRRTQRNSRR